The window GCCGCGGAAAAACCGCGGTCGTCTCAAACGGTTAGATCGAGAAGCACGTGAAAGCAGATCACTCGAACAGCGGTGCCAGCTCCATCTGCGGTACCAGCACGAGGCCCTTGTCGGTGATGCGTATTTCCGGAATGACCGATAGCGGAATCAGATTGAAGCCCATGTAGGGGATGCTGCAGCCAGCCTCCGCCCACTCGTGCTTCAGGACCTTGACCTCCTCGGCCACCTCAGTGACGCGCTTGTCCGAGAGCAGCCCCGCGATCGGCAGCGGCACGAACGCCCTCACCTTACCGTCGGCGACGACACAGACGCCGCCCTGGTGTTCCCTAATCGCCGCAATCGCCACCTGCATATCGGGCTCGTTGGTCCCGGCGAGAATGATATTGTGGCTGTCGTGCCCGACGCTGGAGGCGACCGCGCCGCGCTTCAGACCAAAATCCTTCAACAGGCCATAGGCCACGTTGCCGGCCGACTTGCCGTGGCGCTCGACCACGGTGACAAAGCACAGGCCGTAGCGCGCGAACAGCGACGGCCAGTCCTTGGCGGGCTCGATTGCAACTTTCTCGTGGATCAGCGTGATCCCCGGCAGCGCGGTCTTGATCGCGTTGACGGTGCAGGCTTTCGATGGCAGGTCCGGCGTCAGCTTCAGCTTCTCCGGCAGCTTCACGGTGACATAGGCCGCCTTCGGGTATTGATAGCGCTGCGACAGCGCCTGATCGAGCCGTGGCGTGATCTTGCGGTTCTCCACCACCAGCTCGCCGCCATACCAGGTCGATTGCGGCTTGAGATTGTCATCCATCAGCACGAGATCGGCGCGGCGACCGCCGCCGAGCCCGCCGATATCGCCGTCCATGCTGAACCGTGTGGCGCCATGGAGCGAGCCCATCGACCAGGCCTGCTCCGGCGACATCCCTGCCTTTACGGCTTCGCGGACCACCCAATCGAGACCGAACAGCAGGAGATCGTCGGCATCGCGATCATCAGTGCAGACCGCAGTCCGCTTGTGTGAGGCGCCGAGCTCGGTGATGGTGCGGATCGCCTGCGGCAGCGAGTGCCACGGCGTGGTCGGCGGCCCGCCACGCAGGAAAACCCAGACGCCGGCATCGAGCAGATCGTCGGCGATGTCACGGTCGATCGCCTCATGGGTGTCGGTGACGCCGCTTGCCGCATAGGCCGCCACGAATTCGCGGCCATAGACATGCCCGGACACCGGCCGCCCGCGTTTCAGGGCCGCAGCGAGGATGGCGTGGCTGCGCTCGTCCCCCATGGTCACCGGCACAAAATCCATCTTCTCGCCAAGTGCCACCGCTTCGGGCCAGCGATCGAACAGGCCAGCGATCTTGTCTGGCGTGAGGTCGCCCCCGGCGGTCTCCAGTGCAGCCGAAGTTGCCGGCACCGTCGACGGCACGGTCAGGAAGATCGAGAGCGGCGCCTCGCGCGCGTCCTCCAGCATCGCCTCGACGCCGGCGACGTCCATGACGTTGCCGATCTCGTGGCTGTCGCAGAAGATCGTGGTGGTGCCGTTGAGCAGCGCCGCCTCCGCGTAGGCACAGGCCGTCACCATCGAGGACTCGACGTGGATGTGCGGATCGACCAGCCCCGGCGCGATGATGCCGCCAGCCGCGTCATAAGCCGCGACGTCGTTCCACACCTTCTTCGCCGCACCGGCCGGTTTCACCGCAGCGATCCGACCGCCGGTGACCCAGACCTCCCGTCCCGGATGGATCCGCTCCGAATAGGTCGAGAGCACCCGCGCGCCCGCGATGACGAGATCCGGCGCGATGCGCGCGGAGGCGACATCGGCGAGGCGGCGCGTCATCGCATGCAACGGCGCGACGGCAAAACGAGTCAGTTTGGTCATCGGGAATCTCGCGTGGCGTTACGGCCCCGCGATGGTTACGCCCCATGCCATACGGGGCAAGCTCAAATATAACGGCACGTCCTGCTTACGCTTTAGGCGTCGAACCACCTGCGGCCCCCGATCGAGCAGGTCTGCGCCGGTTCCGCGTTTGCGACGGCGCCGCGGCCGTGGGCTTGATCCGAATCCGCATCGACCGGCCCTTTGGCTCATCGATCTCGAAGGAATTTGTCTTTCGCACGAGGTCACTCAGCTTGCGGAAGCCAAAGGTCCTTGGATCGAAATCAGACGCCAAATTGGCAAGCTGCCGGCCGACTTCTCCGAGCGTCACCCAGCCGTCCTCGCTTTCCATCTGGGTGATGACCTTCTTGATGATGGGCGTCGCCGCATCGGGAGGCTGAAGCGATGTCGACCTTGAGGCGGCGTCCTGGGTGGTCGCCGTGCCGGCAAGCAGGTTCTCGGTGTAGACGAACCTTCGGCAAGCCTGCCTGAAGCTTTCCGGTGTCTTCTGCTCGCCGAACCCAAAGACGTCGACGCCCTGCTCCCGGATTCGGGCGGCGAGACGGGTAAAATCACTGTCGGACGACACCAGGCAAAAGCCGTCGAACCGGCCGCTGTGAAGCAGGTCCATTGCATCGATGACCAGGGTTATGTCGGAGGCATTCTTTCCCGTCGTATAGGCGAACTGCTGCTGCGGGATGATCGCATGTTTCGAGAGAATGTCGGCCCAGCCCCTGGATCGCGCATTGGAGAAGTCACCATAGATGCGGCGAACGCTGGCCTCACCGATCTTGGCAATCTCCTCGAACAGTCCATCCGCGATCTTAGCGGAGGCATTGTCGGCGTCGATCAGGACAGCGAGACGGGGCGAACGGAGCTCGGACGGCATGACATTCCCCAAAAAGGACGCGACGACGGTAGATGGATATACCGATGTCGGGGCTCTTGCCGCCAGACCTGATTTCATTCAAGGCGCGAAGGAGCGCAAACCTGGCTCAGGCCGGGTTCGCCTCCGGCATCACGCCGCCGAGGGCCGCCGTGAGCTCTGCCGCCACCTCGCGCACCATGCGGCCGACCTCCGGAAGCCGGGCGTCGGTGACCCGGCTGGTCAGGCCCGAGACGGAGATCGCAGCGAGCGGCTCGGCGAGCGCATTGTAGACGACGGCGGCGACACAGCGCAGGCCCATTTCGGCTTCCTCGTCGTCGATCGCATAACCCTGCTTGCGGATCGCTGCGAGTTCCCGGAATAGGTCGCTCGGCCGGACGATCGACTTCTCCGTCAAACGCGGCATGCCGTGATGGCGGATGACGGCGCCGACGTCCTCGTCCGAATAGGTCGCGAGCACCGCCTTGCCGACGCCCGACGTCACCATGGGAACGCGGCCGCCAACCTTGGTCAGGGAGCGCATGATCTCGCGGCTCTCCATGCGGGTCAGCACGATGATGAATTCGTCGTCAACCACGGCGAGGTTGGCGGTCTCGCGGGTGAGATCGCGCAACTTGCGCAGGTACGGAATCGCCTGCGCGGTGAAATTCCGCCGCCGCGCGAAGCTCGCGCCGACCGTGAAACTGCGCACACCGACGTGCCATTTGGATTCAGCGCGGTCAAACTGCACGAAGCGGCGGCTTTCCAGCGTCGCCAACAGGCGGTGCACGGTCGAAGCCGATAGGCCGGTGCGGACAGCGAGATCGCTGAGGCGATAGCCTTCGTCGTCCTCGGCCAGCGTCTCGAGAATGGACAGCGCGCGGTCGACGGACTGCACGCCGCCGTCACGGTCGGCTTCCGATGCCGATCGCGGCTCGAGCGATTTGCGCCTGATCACGTTCTTGCCCATCGCGACCTGACTGTTCTCACCTCTCCCCGCGCTTGTCCGCCGAAGCCTGGGCGAAGGCCGATGCGGGGAGAGGCGAATGGACGCCGTCGTCTCAGAGCAGCCCTGCCCCGCGCGCCCATTTGTACTTGGCGCCGAGCACTTCGACCGGGAGCTCAGTCGAGTAGGCATAGGCCGGGATGCCGTTCTGGTAGAGATATTCGGCGGCTTCCTCGACCTCGACGTCGCCGGCGAGGGAGGCCACGATCGGCTTGACGAAGCCCTTGGCCTCCATCTCCTTCTTCACCTCGACCATGTTGCGGGCGAACACCATCGGCGGCGTGACGATGGTGTGCCAGTAGCCGAGGATCAGCGAATGGATGCGCTCATCGGTCAGGCCGAGCTTCACCGTGTTGACGTAGGTGATCGGCGGCTCGCCGCCGGTGATATCCACGGGATTTCCGGCCGCACCGAACGGCGGGATGAACTTGCGGAAGGCCGCATCGAGATCCGGCGGCATCGACATCAGCGACAGGCCGTTGTCGACGCAGGAGTCCGACAGCAGCACGCCCGAGCCGCCGGCACCGGTGATGATCAGCACGTTCTCGCCCTTCGGCGTCGGCAGCACCGGCACGCCACGGGCGAATTCGAGCAATTGCCGCAAGCTACGGGCCCGGATCACGCCGGACTGCGCCAGGACATCCTCGTAGATCTTGTCGTTGCCGGCGAGCGCGCCGGTGTGCGACGAGGCGGCCTTGGCGCCGGCCGAGGTGCGGCCGGCCTTGAGCACGATGACGGGCTTCTTCTTGGAGACGCGTTTTGCGGCTTCCGCGAAAGCGCGGCCGTCCT is drawn from Bradyrhizobium diazoefficiens and contains these coding sequences:
- a CDS encoding adenine deaminase C-terminal domain-containing protein; amino-acid sequence: MTKLTRFAVAPLHAMTRRLADVASARIAPDLVIAGARVLSTYSERIHPGREVWVTGGRIAAVKPAGAAKKVWNDVAAYDAAGGIIAPGLVDPHIHVESSMVTACAYAEAALLNGTTTIFCDSHEIGNVMDVAGVEAMLEDAREAPLSIFLTVPSTVPATSAALETAGGDLTPDKIAGLFDRWPEAVALGEKMDFVPVTMGDERSHAILAAALKRGRPVSGHVYGREFVAAYAASGVTDTHEAIDRDIADDLLDAGVWVFLRGGPPTTPWHSLPQAIRTITELGASHKRTAVCTDDRDADDLLLFGLDWVVREAVKAGMSPEQAWSMGSLHGATRFSMDGDIGGLGGGRRADLVLMDDNLKPQSTWYGGELVVENRKITPRLDQALSQRYQYPKAAYVTVKLPEKLKLTPDLPSKACTVNAIKTALPGITLIHEKVAIEPAKDWPSLFARYGLCFVTVVERHGKSAGNVAYGLLKDFGLKRGAVASSVGHDSHNIILAGTNEPDMQVAIAAIREHQGGVCVVADGKVRAFVPLPIAGLLSDKRVTEVAEEVKVLKHEWAEAGCSIPYMGFNLIPLSVIPEIRITDKGLVLVPQMELAPLFE
- a CDS encoding NYN domain-containing protein, which translates into the protein MPSELRSPRLAVLIDADNASAKIADGLFEEIAKIGEASVRRIYGDFSNARSRGWADILSKHAIIPQQQFAYTTGKNASDITLVIDAMDLLHSGRFDGFCLVSSDSDFTRLAARIREQGVDVFGFGEQKTPESFRQACRRFVYTENLLAGTATTQDAASRSTSLQPPDAATPIIKKVITQMESEDGWVTLGEVGRQLANLASDFDPRTFGFRKLSDLVRKTNSFEIDEPKGRSMRIRIKPTAAAPSQTRNRRRPARSGAAGGSTPKA
- a CDS encoding IclR family transcriptional regulator, translating into MGKNVIRRKSLEPRSASEADRDGGVQSVDRALSILETLAEDDEGYRLSDLAVRTGLSASTVHRLLATLESRRFVQFDRAESKWHVGVRSFTVGASFARRRNFTAQAIPYLRKLRDLTRETANLAVVDDEFIIVLTRMESREIMRSLTKVGGRVPMVTSGVGKAVLATYSDEDVGAVIRHHGMPRLTEKSIVRPSDLFRELAAIRKQGYAIDDEEAEMGLRCVAAVVYNALAEPLAAISVSGLTSRVTDARLPEVGRMVREVAAELTAALGGVMPEANPA